ATTATCTCTGCAAGTCAGTGTCcgtcatgcatatatataattatacaaagGTAATCAGAATGATGAAGAATAAAAAAGAGACTCTACTCTCTTAGTACGCATGTAGTAGACATTATGATTTCGCATGATGGATTGATGAACTTCGTCCTTCCTCTTTCAGAGAATGTGGGGAGTTGGGAAAGAGCAAGCTGTGTCATTATGTGCTTAACATGCTCGATCGTGCTGGtagctgctagggttttttcgtttttggtttattttttgttcttctgCAGAGGAAGAAGAACCCAAAACTTGTGGGGTGGGAGACTTTGAGAGTTTGAGAGCTTAGCTAGGGCTCACGGCCTCACGTGATAGTCTCCTTTGTATTTAAGGGACCACATGTCCTTAATAAGGACACCCCAATTCAATAGTGAATACCAACTTCGGTAATAAGGTTCGAAGGTGACAAGAGAATTAGGAAGCTCACTTCTATATGCATTTTAGTTTTGCTAACTTACTCAAGTGTGGAATAAATATTCACCAGCTAGGTCCAAAAGTGAAAGGGAATCTGTACTAGCTATTCTCTACAGTTTTTCCACTGATGACTTCAGTTTTCTACCTGCAAACCCGGTGATCATGTTCGAAGAATTAGATCTTTTAACAAGTGCATCTTCCAGTTGGTTCTTACTTCTTACTTAATTTACATGTTAAGATTTCTCAAGCAATTTAGATAAGGTTAAATTTTAAGAACAGTACACCAAAAATGGCCGATTGAGAAGATTGATACATGATCTTtcaccaaaatcaaaacaatacatgacattcaaaacaatatataaGGTTAATCTTatgtaattatatttttctaaaagGGTAATCTGTTATTTTATCCCTCTCTCTTACCAAGACAAGTTTAACATGCTTCTTCTACTCTCTACCCCCAACAAACCCAAACAACACCCTCCCCTCTCTTATCATTCCCGAATACACACCTTTAAATTCTTTGTGGGAGAAGGGGTTTGTTCAACCTATGGTTTTCACATCGTTAATAGTCGTCTGCCTTTATGTTCTCTATCGATATTTATTTCTCTTCACAGCCTGTAAAATCTTTAATAGGTATTTAGTTTTCCTTCCCTTTACTATTTTATGGGGTTTGAATCTTGGTTATTCATGCCcattttttctctttgtttgAATGCATCCATTAGTAAAGGGATGAATACTAATCCCAAATATCCAAGTGTGAGAGTTGCATGCATCCATTAAAATCGTAGGATTATGGCTTGGACTTGGACATGCTTAAAGTTTTAATGTTTAACATATTAACTTGCATCATCTATGTCCTTGAACAATTATTTATGTATGGTTAAGAAAGACCTCTCATCTGCCAAGTCTTGACACTTTTAATCATGGTAACTTATAAATACTAATAGGCATTCACTAATTAAGGCTAGAATGGGTGAAGACTAGCTAGCTGATCGAGTAAAATGGATATGCAGCTTGTGGTTAAAGTttcaaccaaaacaacaattaCTTTGAGTAGGTCAATTTTTGGCGCTAGAGACAGGTACGGAGGTACCAAGAATAACGTGTTGATATTCGATCGATCATAAACCATTAATTTTCCATTTTTCGATCACGTATATGGTAGATAGACCAATAAGTACGTAAAAGGATAGGGTTAGTAGTGATATTTAATACCATATGCCTTTGAAAGCGATCATTAATGTATTATCCAAATTATTATGTCTCCCAATAGTTTCGGATAAGTATTATCAGTGATGACATGAGCGAAGAATTTCATAAGTTAATAAATAGAGTGAATCTTAGAAACAGAAGTTGCAACGATTTTCGAATATAATCACTACTTTCTTATTGATAAGGgtttaatttgattttctgATAGTTGTGATGTAAAAAGGACTTGTTGGTATGTGAAAAAAACACTTGTTTGTTGTTATGTAAGCCTTAAGATTTCTCTATATAGAGAGTACTTTGAGAATGAATTCAGCTACATATCCTTGCTTGTTGGCAAGAACGGTGTCTCGAAACAAAATGGTCATCCGATAGCATTCGTTATGATAACGCCATCGCCGACATCCATATGTCGGAGTACGAGTCATTTCCCCGAGTTCAATCCGTCACTGAAAAGGGAGCCTATGTTGGATGATCCCCGGAAGAATCTAAACATTGAAGACGAAGAACTACTCCATCGGATCCTACATGTTGTTGATCTATAGATGTGGATTGGTCATAGATAGGGCCCCAAGTGTCCCAAAGAAGAAGGTAGATAAACTTTGATGGGAAAGGCCAACAAACTATGTCACGTCCTACGTTGATGTTCCCTTCTATCTTGTCCACGTACCAATGGATTCTCATTAATCAATACCAACCTAAAAACATACCCCTTAGCTATATGCTTTGATCAAGACATTAGGTCACTTAATCCGACGTCGTTTAAGGTAGGATCCATAGAGCTCCATGGACCACCAACCTACTCGATCACGGGGCGTTTTAAAATTCTCCCGCGCCAAAACTACAAACTTTGCTGTCGTTACGTCAGGCGCATAAATTTAACGGAGACAGCATTAACTATTTGCGAATTCTCGAAACTACCCTTACAGGATGGTCCTAACGATTGTGGCTTCGGTCAAATGCATCGGGGCTAGGAAAGTAAAATCCAAGAAAATAATTGGGCATTTATACAACTCACGGGTGTTTCAGGTTATAAGATGTTTGTATCGGTTTTTCAActggaagaagaaaattaatatttgTATCGgttcaagatttttttttcttaatgaaTTTTTCTATTTACTAATCATTTTCCCCCTCCAATCCACAATAAATGTTTACTATTTAAACGTAATGTATTGAATGGATTTGTTAACGTCTTTCCACATATGGGCTGGGTGATCAATTGCTAAGATCATTGTCTATGTAACGTTTTCCAATGGTTTGTACATCTAtagatatataaatatatgtaatATAAGAAAGTTATGTAATGTTTTCTCATTTTACTCTAAACACTAAGAAGTGTACCCGATTTTCTAAATTGTATAGCAAACGGCGTATGGTCTTGGCAAATATGGACATACTTGTCTTTAGGATACACTAAATCGGAGATTATTAATTACAAAATTCCAATAAGATGAATAGAGATTACACTAATTGTGTAAACCGAATTTACAAACAGACTGTACATGATTCAGAAAATGACCCACTTAAGTTTAAGTAACAGCTTCGCCGTAAACCTTAGAATTTACCACATGCTGAAAACAACTAGATTGTCCAATTAACTgcagtaaaaaagaaaaagaaaacagcaAATGATTCAAAGGACAGCATAGCAGAATTTCACAAAGTCAAGTTGTAGTGAAAGAAATGCAAGCAAAAGCAAAAGGAAGGCAAGAGAGTGAGTGAGATTTTCTACTCATTTTTGGTAAAGGGAGAGTGAATGAGTAGcatgagtgagagagagagagtctgtaaaaaaagaaaaaaagaaaaaaaagaaaagaaaagagaaagagatagGATAAAGAAAGATAGAAGAAATCCAGACACAGTGTACGTTACCTTTTGTTAAAGTTCTGAGGTGTGGCGTGGTTGGTGCTATAAATATTTACACTCACCAttatacctatatatatatatataaatttacagtgggaggaagaagaagactgaTTCTTCAGAGAGAGTGATACAGCTGTGGAGGACTTGGGgtggctttttttttttgtgggggGTTGTAGGGTCAAGAGTTATCACCACGAGAAGAAAAGGTCACTATTAGAGAGACCTCAGCTACTTCCATTTCCCCCATTTTCCCGCTCCTTCTTGAATCTCATTTCACTGTTTGACCCCACCCCCACCCTCAACCCTTGACTATTATTTCCCATTTCCCTCTCAGAAATACACGGTGGAGTTGCGAGTAACAGGTTTGGGGTGTGATGGACAGTTAGTGAGTGGTGGTCTTGAGGTTGATGAATGTGGTGGAGCTACCTCTCTGGAAATGGACACCCCAGAGAGGAACCAGATCGGAACTCCCAAAGCTAAATTTGAGGTCAGTTCTCAATTGGGTCTTTGTTGCATTTTGCAATTTAAGGTTAACCTGGATTTTGTTGGGTTGGTTTGCATGTGGGTtgatctttgtttttttttttttttgagttggGTCAAAGGTTGTTTCTTGTGGTTTTAGATCTCACATTGAGTTCACTTAGTGTTCTGAGATTGTTGTTCATACCTGGGTTCTATCAGTTTCAGACTTTCAGTGTTTCACTTTCTTCAGCTTGTAAAACAGAAAGAAATGAAATTCATTCTGGAcatgtttttcctttttcatttctagattgtatgcatttttatgttgattttttccttttgataAATTTAATTCACTCACTTATGACCTAATAATCTGACATGATGAGATACAATTATGTCCAGCAACAGATTTGAGGTCATAATTAAGACCCAGAGATTTTCTGAACCGGATGTACTGTAATTTATTGGTTTTTGTAACGCATGGGGTTTCTAGATATTTGCAGCTAATTATTACTCTAATTATTAATTACAAACTCCCCAGATTGTTTGTCAAATCTTCACTCTGTTGATGCTTGATGTAAATATGTGGATGgtctttgtttgttttaattttatgtATAATCAGGTGTTGCTTGTTCAGTGTATAATTCTTCATGAAGATCTGTTATTTAATGTGCAGGATTCTCCAGTGTTTAACTATTTAAATAGCCTTTCTCCTATCAAGCCAGTGAAGTCTGTACACTTTACTCAGACGTTCAGCTCTCTCAGCTTTGCATCCCCTCCATCGGTTTTCACTTCACCCCATGTCAGTTCTCACAAGGAATCCAGATTCCTAAAGAGGTGACTTGTAATTTGTAACTGATTTCTGCATTTTGGTAACTATTTTTACTTACCTGTGTGTCTGACTTAAATTAAACTCAATTTGTTTCCAGGCATAATGCTTCTGATGATCTGTCAAAACCTGAGTTTTCTCTGGAAAGTGGAGATAAAGCCTCTGCAAGTGAAGATGCTGCTCAACTTTACAATAACTCGTCAAAGGTACAAGAGGATTATGTTTCAGTAATTCCCGTTGGGGATGCTTCTGTAGAGCCACCCAATGAGCACTCAAAGTTTGTGATTGAGCTGCCCCGGAATTTGAAGTATGACTGTGGTAGCCCTGACTGCAACACATCTCGTTGCGGTATCATCAAGGAAGATCTTGACTCAGAACTGGTTGAGCTTTCGGCTTCAGTTGCTCAATATGTTCAAGAAACTTCTGATAAAGGTTCGTCAGATGATGAAGCACGGCATCAGATGACATGCCAGGGTGAGCAAAGAAAAGAAGGGACAGGCTGTGATTGGGAGAGTTTGATTTCTAATGCAGCCgacatatttatttttgattcCCCCAGTAGCACAGAGGCTTTTAAGGAGCTAATGAACCATTCCCTAGATCCCATGACAAGATTTTCTACTTCAATTATGCCATACCTTCCCCAACATATCAGTGATGAACAACTAGCGCAGGCCATTGATACAATCAGTTCTGGTcaacaagttcaaattgatGATCATCGTTCATCCCAGAATGAAGAAGCCAGTGAGCTGAAAGAAACAGAACACATTCCAAACCATGTAAACGAGTGTATGGTAAACATTCCAATTGTTAAAGAAGATGACAAAGCGGAAGCATCCATGCAGCTCAGTTGTAAGGTATAATCCCAACCATTTAGCTCACTGACTTTTTCAGGGAAACCTTACCGATTTACAATGAATTAATTAGTCTAGTCTGTTAAAATGGTGAGATATGTTTATCTGTATGCTTGtgtattttctgttttctctCTTGCAAAGCATTTATGTCATCTTGATTGTCCTCTATAGATTCTATTGTCTTTggctcatttcatagacttgtgacatattttttaatttggtCTCATAACCTTGTTTAAATTACATTCATCGTTGGCCTAATGATGGTTCCTCTGTCTGTATACAGCCTTCTATAAACTTGCATCGTGGCTTGCGAAGGCGTTGTCTAGACTTTGAAATGACAGGAGCTCGCCGGAAGAGTTTCAATGATGTTTCAGATTATAGTTCATCTATGTTACCGCAATCTAGTGAGAATATCACCACAACTAATAAGCAACTGAGATCTACAAAACCTAGTGGTGAACCATCAAGGTGCATCTTACCTGGAATCGGTTTGCACTTGAATGCTCTTGCAACAACTTCAAAAGACTACAAGAGcatgaagaaagaaaattcGGCTTCTGGTAGAGAACTGGCTCGTCCCAACTCCAATGTCTCCATCCACTCCCCTAAAGCTGATCAAGGGAGCGTTTATGAATCTTTTCCTTCAGCTTCATCTGAAAGAGATATGGACGGTACTGAAAATGGGGTTCAGCTGTCGCAAGATGCTTCCCAATCATCCGCTCTTCTAGCTAATGAAGACTTCAACCAGAGTAGCCCTAAAAAGAAGAGGCACGTTCATTACTTGTCATACAATGTTGCTTAAGATTCTTGTTTCTTCACGTATCATCTAACATTTTTGATTGGTTTTGCAGACGCAAAGCAGAACTCACTGGAGAGGGTGAGGCTTGCAAACGTTGCAActgtaaaaaatcaaagtgcTTGAAACTGTAAGTTCTTCATTTCCTGTTTACTGAAACCAATTACTCTGAGATGTGGCCATGTGGGCTTTATCTGAAAGCTCAGACCCAGATTTGTCTGGTTGTTTAATCTAGTTTTCGTTTGACAATATTGGCTTACTTCAGATTTCAGCCAAGCCATATCCTGATAGTAAGTGAACCTGCATGCTTTGAATTGATAGATTGGAACATAATTATGCAGAATTTAGATAATGTCATTAAATTCATTTTTAATTGGAATATCATACGGACTTTCACACATACTATCATGCCTGTGCCTTAACTAGCAACTTTTGGCCTTTCCGTGATTTAAGCTCTCAAATGGACTTGGTAACATATTTGGCTTCTCCATGATTTCAAAATACACTCTAGGTAATATCCATGGCTGGAAAGCATCTGTGCTTACTTTTACTAGTTTCAGAAGTCCTCGAGTGTATTTATGACTGGAAAGCATATGCGCTTACTAGTTTTACTACAttctttttcattcatttttaaTATTCTAACTTTTGTTTCTGCTgcttaattttgtttcttaggTACCATGTAACTTTATTCTGACTGTTGCAATTTTGATGCAGTTACTGTGAATGCTTTGCTGCTGGTGTCTACTGTATAGAGCCTTGTTCATGTCAAGATTGCTTCAACAAACCTATCCATGAAGATACTGTGCTTGCAACTCGTAAACAGATTGAGTCTCGCAATCCACTTGCTTTTGCTCCGAAAGTGATTAGGAACTCTGATTCTGCAGCACCTGAATATGGGGTTAGTACATAACTATCAGTATTTTGTGCTCTCTTGGCAAGTCAGACTGGCATCACTTCATTTTAACCATAAATTTGGTTATGCTTATAGGACGAATCCACCAAGACCCCAGCTTCTGCACGGCATAAACGAGGATGCAATTGCAAGAAATCAAATTGCCTGAAAAAATACTGTGAATGCTATCAGGTTTTTAACCGCAACAAATTTTCTTGCCTTTTTGTATCTTATGATTCATATCTGATCTGATTCAAGTCTTGTTTCTTTTTAGGGTGGTGTTGGATGTTCCATTGGCTGCAGATGTGAAGGGTGCAAAAATGCATTTGGTACCAAGGAAGGTTAGTAGCATTTGGTGCTCTGGATAAGTGCTTCCCCTTTGATTTCTTGTGCTGCATTTTCATCTGAAGTCCTTCAAGTGTGCTTGAAGGACTAGGTGTGTATCTCTTCCTtattattttgaaattcaGGATCTATTAATGGAACTGAAGCTGAGCTGGACGAAGAAGAAACAGAAGCAGCCGAAAAGAGTGTGGCTGACAGAGATCAACAGAAAAATGAAATTCAGAAGCATGAAGAACAAACCTCTGCTCTTCCCACAACCCCATTACGGCTATCCAGGTTTGTTCTCAAACTATATGCCGTTGAGAAAATAATGTATCATTGTTAATGTAGACTGTAAGTGataattctttgtttttttcccAGACAATTGGTTCCAGTGTCGTTTTCATCAAAGAGCAAACCGCCACGATCTTCTGTTTTTAGCATTGGGGGGTCCACTTCTGGAATGTATGCAAGCCAGAAGATTGGAAAACCAAATATTCTACGACCCCAATCAAAACTTGATCAGAGGCATAGCCAAACTGTACAAGAGGATGAAATGCCAGATATTCTTCAAGGAGATTGCTCTCCTAACAGCGGCGTCAAGATTGCTTCTCCCAACAGTAAGAGGATCTCTC
This is a stretch of genomic DNA from Argentina anserina chromosome 4, drPotAnse1.1, whole genome shotgun sequence. It encodes these proteins:
- the LOC126790195 gene encoding protein tesmin/TSO1-like CXC 2, with translation MDTPERNQIGTPKAKFEDSPVFNYLNSLSPIKPVKSVHFTQTFSSLSFASPPSVFTSPHVSSHKESRFLKRHNASDDLSKPEFSLESGDKASASEDAAQLYNNSSKVQEDYVSVIPVGDASVEPPNEHSKFVIELPRNLKYDCGSPDCNTSRCGIIKEDLDSELVELSASVAQYVQETSDKGSSDDEARHQMTCQGEQRKEGTGCDWESLISNAADIFIFDSPSSTEAFKELMNHSLDPMTRFSTSIMPYLPQHISDEQLAQAIDTISSGQQVQIDDHRSSQNEEASELKETEHIPNHVNECMVNIPIVKEDDKAEASMQLSCKPSINLHRGLRRRCLDFEMTGARRKSFNDVSDYSSSMLPQSSENITTTNKQLRSTKPSGEPSRCILPGIGLHLNALATTSKDYKSMKKENSASGRELARPNSNVSIHSPKADQGSVYESFPSASSERDMDGTENGVQLSQDASQSSALLANEDFNQSSPKKKRRKAELTGEGEACKRCNCKKSKCLKLYCECFAAGVYCIEPCSCQDCFNKPIHEDTVLATRKQIESRNPLAFAPKVIRNSDSAAPEYGDESTKTPASARHKRGCNCKKSNCLKKYCECYQGGVGCSIGCRCEGCKNAFGTKEGSINGTEAELDEEETEAAEKSVADRDQQKNEIQKHEEQTSALPTTPLRLSRQLVPVSFSSKSKPPRSSVFSIGGSTSGMYASQKIGKPNILRPQSKLDQRHSQTVQEDEMPDILQGDCSPNSGVKIASPNSKRISPPCTFGSSPGRRSGRKLILQSIPSFPSLTPQH